TGCAAAGCTTCAGGGCTGGATTCAGGAAAAAGAGCGGTCGGGTGAGCGCGGGAAAGCCGACCCAAAAGAGCCTAAAGCGCTCGAAAAAGAGAAAGACCATCTGGAGTTCAACGGACAAAAATACGACGAGTCCAGCTCTTACGAGAAATTGGCAGCGCTGAGTGCCAAGCTTCGTGAGGACAAGAAGAACCGCCTGCCGATCGACGAGTACAACATGCTTCGGGGCTGGCTCGAAAATGCCGACCGGGCAAGGTGGGCTGGTGTCCTGGCGAAGCAGCTGGAGCTCACCCATCACAAGATCGAGCGCAGCAAGACCTCCAGTGACCTCAAGGCTGCCGAGGGCGGACGTGTGATCGACCCGTTGCAAGAACAAGTTATGGGCAACCCTGTTGTGGGCTTGTTCATGAAAGGGGCTGCCGTGGTGAATGAGTTAGTCAAGTGGGTTGATCTGACTGACCAGCGTGACCGGCTCAAAGAGGGTCGGGACGCCCTGGAGTCCGCCAAGCTGGACAAGGTCCAGGAGCACAATCAAGCTGGACGCTCGGAAGAGCGAAAAGCCGATGATCGCGAGACAATAGAGAAGTTAGACAAGGCTATCGACCAGAACCAGGCTGCTCGCGACGAGAGCAATGAAGAGAAGAAGCGGAAAAAATGGGAGCGCGAGGACGAGGAAGCCTGGGACAAATATGACCCTTGGGGACGGTACTAAATGGCAGTGCAAATCAAAGACTCGGGCATTGTTGACACAAATGCCAAAGACTTCCCAATACTTGCCGTAAACGTATTGGACCGGCTCGGCTACAAGGTTGACCGCGCCAGCAAACAGCTCGACCAGATATTAGCTACAGAGAGACTCGACGAACAAATCGGCCAGGACTGGTGGCGGCACGAATACCGGGTGGTTCTGCGATGGCGCGTTGCTTCGAAGGGCGGAATGCTCGTCAACATCGAGATGGAAGAGCGCAAAGGCGGCGCGACTGAAAGTGAGTGTCAGCGCCGTTGCGACAAGATTATGCTGGAGTTGCAAAAAGACGCGGAGCGCGTAGAAGAGGCAAAGACTCACAAGGAAAAGAGCACGGTATACGGCTCGGCAAGTTGGGGCACAGAACAAGACTTGCGAGCAAAAGGTTATTTCCAAAAACAAGCCGACGCTAAACGCCTCATCATCGGCAGAAATGCAAACAATGAATTCATTCAGGTGCCTGAGTTCTGGACGCACGCTCACGCGATTATTTGCGGAAGAACGGGCGTTGGTAAGTCTCGTGGATTCTTCTTCCCGCAGCTTATTGAGCGCATCGCAACGAGTATGATAGTCACCGAAGCGACTCCTGGCTATGAAGACGGCGAGTTATACAAGCTGACTTCCGGCTGGCGACAAATGGCCGGGCACAAAATTTACTGCTTCAATCCTGCCGATATGAGCAGCAATCGAATCAATCCGATCGATCGCATCCGACATGCGCGCGAAGAAGAAAAAGCGGGTATTGCCGAGAAGCTTGCCGATCTTGTAATCATGAACGGTGAAAGCTCTGAAGGACGGGGCGATCAAACCTGGAATAGGTCTGAAAAGCTTCTACTGATTCCTCTGCTTTTGCATGCCGCTGCCGGCGATCCAAAACGTGGACATTTTGGCGCTCTTCGTTGGCTTCTTGCGGAAGGTCCGGATGGTTTGGCGAAGGTCTTGAAGGAGAGTCCGTCACGAGTTGCACGCATGGAATTCCAAGGCTGGATGCGACTTGCTGGCGAAACGAATTTCAAATATGGCGTATTCTCTGGCCTAATTACTAAGCTCAATCCGTGGATGACAGACCAGATGATTACGCTCACGGAGACGACGGACATAGACTTGGACGCAATGGCAAAGCAGCTTTTTACCTTCTATCTTGCCGTGCCGAGCAGGTCAAAAGACAGCAAGCTGATTGGTTCTTTGATGATGAATTTCCTTCTCGACCATATTCTGGAAATTCGAGAACGGATGAAATATCCGCTTACCATGCTGCTCGACGAGTTTACTAACTTCGGCAAAATCTCAGGTATTGGCGACACCTTGTCCATTATCCGAAAGAACAAAATTGGCTTGATTCTTGGATTTCAGAACTATGCGCAGCTAGAGCAGGTCTACAGCAAACGCGAAGCGCAGATCATTATCGACATGCCTGCAACCCAGGTCTACTTCAAGCAAAAGAACTTCCAGGAAGCTCGGGATTTGAGCGAAGCCATCGGACGAACAACTGTAGAAGAGGCAACGGTCGGAGATAGCGGCAGGGTTCAAGAAAGCATTCAAGGCCGACATCTGATTACACCGGACGAATTGATTAGCCTCGATCGCCAGGTCATAGTTTTTACAGCAGATACCAAACCGCTCAAATTGCCACTCACCGACCCATTGGCATACGAACATGCCTTGTCCTACGACGCGCCCAAACGCGACAAACACAAGGTTTCTGACTTCGTTATGAATCGGGGACAAGTAGAAGATGAGCCGCCAAAGTCAAAACCCGAGCCAGCAAAGCCCGCGCCGCCTAAGGAGACGAAGCCACCAGAGCCTGCTCCAAAGCCGAAAGCAGGGGAACCAAAGGCTGAGAAACCGAAGGAAACAAAGCCCGCGACAATGAACGAACAGCCTGACAAAGGAGCGAGAGCGCCGGAAATCAGCGAAACTAAAGATGAAGGAAGAAGGCCGACTCCAAAGCGCCCGAATGAGGCTCCCGACTATGATCTGTAATATCACCGCTGCAATAGCAGTCAAAAACATGGAGGCACGAATCTGATGGGAGTTGGCATCATTGCCGCCATTGTGGCGTTTTTAGTCGTAGGTGCTTTCACCGGTGAGGTTGTCGTTCACGCCAAAGAAGCTGGGCTTTTCCCTGGTCTGGTAGCGGCGGCATGGTGTATCTGGCCAGCGATGCATGTAGGTGGGGCTAACCGATACAATTTCCTCCATCCAGTTCCAAGGCGCTACAGCCAGCCTCTCAAGCAAGCTTTCGCGAAGGTGCGTCAGATTTTGAGTGACAAAACTTACAACTTTGGCGACAAATGGCATGTGACTTCAGCCGATACGATGCAACATAGAATCACTGCTACACTGCGATTTACAGATGAAGAATCTCACGTCGAAGGCTCTAATCTCTCGAATATTCACACGAGAAAGGAGCGTGTACAGCGGCTCCTAGAGATGGATGTACAGTTCAAGGAAGACGGTGATAAAACTGTTGTGCAGCTTGACTTTCGCCCCAGAGTCGAGGGTGTCGCCTGGTATGCCTGCGATTCGATTGTGTCCGAATTAGTTTCGGAGATTGAAGCTTCGATGGGAGAAGGGACCGACGCGGGCGACGCTGCGTCAACCACCCTGCCTGCTCCACCCTGGTGGCTCCTGGGGCTCACTGCATTCATGCTGCTCAACCTCTTGGGCAACATCAACAAGTCTTTGTTTGGTGCATCATGACAGAGCAAGAAATACTACAAAAGGCTTACGTAACCTTCGGCTTGGAGTACGGCTCCTCTTTGGATGCGATTAAACGCCGCTACAAACGGTTGATTATGGTGTGGCATCCTGACCGCTTTCCGAATGCACAAGGCAAGCAAGACGCTGAGGACGAGCTAAAACGCATCAATGATGCAAAAGACAAGCTCTTTGCCCACTTTGAAAAGAACCACAAGGAGTCTGGATCTTGCAGCTGCCGTGAGCAGCCGAAGGCTTCCGGTGGAAGCGATTCAGGTGCCAATCGAGGTACTCAGAGCGGCGCCACCGGACCAGGACCGGGACCCGGAAGGCGTCGAACAACTCAGGAAAACGACCGAGAAGAAGCTGAGGCGAAAAAGCGTAATGAGGAGCGTGCGCGAAGAGCCGCAGCAGAAACAGCGGAGAGGGAGAGGCAAGCGCGCGAAGCCGCCACTGCCGCATCTTCGCACAAGTACACTTTTGAAGACGCGCTGACGCAGCAAAAACGACTTCAAGAAGAGCGGCTCCGTTGGAAACTAGCTATGGGATTGTGTGCCGCCTGGATTGGTCTGAGCATTTATGGTTCGGCTGGAGCTGGCATCAAAGACTGGTGGCATGACGTGACCTGGAAGTGGGATCGCGACCACCAGCCCGTTCAACCTCAGGTGAACAACACTACACCGGAGAAAACTCCTTACATAGAGCCGTACAACAAATTTCCTGTTGGCAATGAAACGACCTGGCAACAACAGCAACAAGCTGACCAGCGGCGTAGAGATGAGGAGGCTGAGAGGAAGAAGAAACAAGATATTTATGACACTAGGGCCGCACTAGATCGCTATCAGAAGACCATTGACCACTGCAATGCTGAGATTGCGAAAGTAGATGCGCAATTGGCTGATACGTCCGTCAGCAACTACGAGAAAAACAAATCGATAAGCTATCA
This genomic interval from Candidatus Melainabacteria bacterium contains the following:
- a CDS encoding type IV secretory system conjugative DNA transfer family protein — translated: MAVQIKDSGIVDTNAKDFPILAVNVLDRLGYKVDRASKQLDQILATERLDEQIGQDWWRHEYRVVLRWRVASKGGMLVNIEMEERKGGATESECQRRCDKIMLELQKDAERVEEAKTHKEKSTVYGSASWGTEQDLRAKGYFQKQADAKRLIIGRNANNEFIQVPEFWTHAHAIICGRTGVGKSRGFFFPQLIERIATSMIVTEATPGYEDGELYKLTSGWRQMAGHKIYCFNPADMSSNRINPIDRIRHAREEEKAGIAEKLADLVIMNGESSEGRGDQTWNRSEKLLLIPLLLHAAAGDPKRGHFGALRWLLAEGPDGLAKVLKESPSRVARMEFQGWMRLAGETNFKYGVFSGLITKLNPWMTDQMITLTETTDIDLDAMAKQLFTFYLAVPSRSKDSKLIGSLMMNFLLDHILEIRERMKYPLTMLLDEFTNFGKISGIGDTLSIIRKNKIGLILGFQNYAQLEQVYSKREAQIIIDMPATQVYFKQKNFQEARDLSEAIGRTTVEEATVGDSGRVQESIQGRHLITPDELISLDRQVIVFTADTKPLKLPLTDPLAYEHALSYDAPKRDKHKVSDFVMNRGQVEDEPPKSKPEPAKPAPPKETKPPEPAPKPKAGEPKAEKPKETKPATMNEQPDKGARAPEISETKDEGRRPTPKRPNEAPDYDL